Sequence from the Mastomys coucha isolate ucsf_1 unplaced genomic scaffold, UCSF_Mcou_1 pScaffold13, whole genome shotgun sequence genome:
ATTATTGCGGCTGCCATGCACTCcagtgcctggtgtgtgtgtgtgtgtgtgtgtgtgtgtgtgtgtgtgtgtgtgtgtgtgtgtgtgtgtgtgtgtgtgtgtgtgtgtgtgtgtgtgtgtgtgtgtatgtatgtatgtgtgctcatgcgTGCGTATGTACTAAGCTGTCCTTACAACTctctaagtttttcttttatgtgtatgggtgttttgcctacatgtatgtgtacaacaTGTGCCCATGAAGGGCAGAAGATGGAGTTGTCTGACCTATATCTTAGAATAAGTAGAATACAGTGAGAATCTATTGTGTACTCAAGACAGGCACTACTGAGAGGAGAGAAAGTGTACAATTGCTTGGTTATGGTTGAGTATGTTGGCTTTGAGCCTgagatcttcattttcttttgttgacaAGCTCCTTCAAACTGTTTTTAGTATGTCCTAGGTTGCACTGTGTTTCTTATGTTCTTAGAAAAAGGCACTAAATCCAGTGGGTATTATTGGCAAATGTTTTTCTGCCATGTGGCTTGGGAGAAGGTCCAGGTCTTTGGAGCCTGACAGATTGTGGGCCAACTCCTAGCTCTGCCACTTAGGTGTGACCTTGGAGGATTCCCATGCTTATTAATGCTGAGGCATATTCTCTTTGAAATGCTGGTGATTTGTTTGCCTTGCCAACATTGAGTAAAATCCTGAGTATGAAGTATTCTGAATGCATAGAACATGTCTaggggggcaggagagatggctcagtagttaagagcactgactgctcttttggaggtcttgagttcaaatcccagtaaccatatggtggctcacaatcacccataataagatctgatgccctcttctagtgtgtctgcagacagctacagtatacttacatataataaataaataaataaatcttaaaaagaaaaagagcatgtCTAGGCCATCTTTGGGATTGTTCTCTAGGTAGTATTTTTATTAAAGGCCCTTGTGACTACTAAACTCATTAACTCTCCAGTGCAGTAACTCCAGAAAGCAATTACTTTTATTCTAGTTTTGAGGAAACTCAGAGATTAGTTTCAgattaactgtttttttttgttgttgtttgtttggttggtttggtttggtttggttttttcgagacagggtttctctgtatagccttggctgtcctgtaactcactctgtagaccaggctggccttgaactcagaaatccgcctgcctctgcctcccaagtgctgggattaaaggcttgcgccaccaccgcttggccaGATTAACCAGTTTTGAACTCAGTCCACATAGCTCCCTAGAGGTGCTACCAgccttttggtttggtttgtatcTAAGTATCTAAATTGGCCAACTCTTTGTGTGGAACAGGCAGGTGTCAGTAAGAGCTACCTGCCTTTGCGTCGGGAGTGCTGTGATCACAGGCGTGAGCTACCACTTTTAGGCAGCTTTTTGTATGTCTGGTCTAGCCCAGTGTGGCCTGGAGACCCAAGggtgactttgaattcctgatcctcctgcctttacttgCTGGGGGATGCTGGGGATGCTAGTTTATACAGCAGTCCTGGGAATGAAGCCTGTGTTAGGCAGTCTACTGATTGAGTCTTCCTAGCACTGGTagcttttgtctttcattttgttgttttgaggcagggtcttactgtgtgtCACTGTATAGCCTGCAACTTGCTATGTTAATTTTAGTTTAATGTGTATGGATGATTTTtgtggtttagttttttttttgtttttttttttttaacctgaatgGGAGTCTGTGTACTACATACATTCCTAGTGCCATAGAGGCtaaaagaggatatcagatcccttggaactagacaCAAGAGAGCTGCTGTGTTTATTGCTCATTATAGCAAGAAAAGGGAACCAACCTAGTTGTCCAACAAGGGATTGGATAATGAAAATCTGTTACATATAGTAAAATAGAATATTTAGCTCTGAAGAAAAGTTAAATCATAAAACTTTGGAAAATGGATGAATATAGAATGTATAATATTAAGCAAGGTCACAATCCAGAAAGGAAGCAATTATGTACATATGGATATATCGGGCTATGTAGAAAGGAGACCAACAAAAGGTAAACACCAGGGACTGATGAAGGGTGAAATGCAAGTGGTTGACAGGTGAGTCAGGACAAAGGATGCAAAGCTTTGTTACTTTTAATTCTGCCatatatttcctctttttttgtgGTAACCaagttcttaaaaatatattactgaaGCCAGCCAGTGATGGCACAGGCACaggtaatcccagcaccctggagatagaggcaggagggtttctgcATTAGGATAGCTATGGCTACACGGAATGAAACATcttcaaaaactgaaaaatttttaattaatgtacataataatataaaatgtgtatctaatgtacatatgtataaatattaatgAGTTgagtgtgatggcacatacctttattcccagcacttgaggcagaggctatggacataaaaaattatttattttatgtatatgagtacactgtagctgtacatatggttgtgagatatcatgtggttgctgggatttgaaatcaggatcttaaccagtcagtgctcttaaccgctgagctatctcttcagccgtacataaaaattttttaagtgaaccaggactatatagagagaaCGGGgctcaaaaaaaattaagacaaaaaaaaaaaccagtgataAATATATTTGAAGCTCAGTTTTAGGATGGCtattcttctgcttctgcctcttcccaGGTACAGGGATTAAGGCTTGTACCACATTGCCTAGCTTATAAAGATGGTATCGAAATGCCCTCAACTAGTTGCATCCCATCTGCTCACTGGCCTTGATAATATTTTGGGATAGACAGCTAGCTGCTCATTGCCTGCCTCTCTCCATGGTGGCTAGAAACTTTATAGAAACTCTTTAGGAAAATATTAGAAGATTCCTGTCTAGGACTTGGGGTATCTGTCCTTTTTGACCATGTCACCTGGAGgttctggttaaaaaaaaaaaaatgacagctttaaaaaaaaaaactttgcttttttttttttttttgaaaaatgaattgCTTCATTTCTGCTAGGGAGAGGGGAGTCTCTTGTGCTATGAGTGtcaaggtcagaagataacttgtagtcagttctgtccttcacAGGCCATCCGGACTGCTTGGCAGgcaacaaatgcctttacccattgagccatctcactgatcCTCAACAGCTCATAACTGATCCATACAAACCATCTTTGTTTGATCTTTGTTGATAAATCATTCCATTAATACTTACCCGTTCTCTTTTGTAGGGTTCTGCAGCACTCCAGATCACGAGCACCAAATCAGGATGGGAAAAAGACGTTGTGTCCCTCCCCTTGAGCCCAAGTTGGCAGCAGGCTGTTGTGGGGTCAAGAAGCCGAAACTATCTGGAAGTGGAACACACAGTCACGGAAACCAGTCCACAACTGTTCCTGGCTCAAGTTCAGGACCTCTTCAAAACCACCAGCATGTGGACAGCAGCAGTGGTCGGGAAAATGTATCGGACTTAACTCTGGGACCTGGAAACTCTCCTATTACACGAATGAATCCTGCACCTGGAGCCCTGAGCCCTCTCCCCCGGCCCAATGGAACTGCCAACACCACTAAGAACCTGGTGGTGACTGCGGAAATGTGCTGCTACTGCTTTGATGTACTCTACTGTCACCTCTATGGCTTTCCACAGCCAAGACTTCCTAGATTCACCAATGACCCCTAGTGAGTAAATTAGGATGGAACAATGTGGAGGGCATGGTAACATCTTTCTGAGGTTTCGGGCTGCCTAAAGGCTCTGCaaacctttgttgttgttgttggttgtggttATGTAACAGCATAGGGTAGGTAGAGAAGTCACGGGGGACCTCAATAATGTCCAAGTGAAATCCAAGCGAATGTGAATCGGAAATGTTTGAGGGTCAAGCAAGCTAGAGACTAGGAACTCATTCATTGGGAGCTGTGTTCATTTTTATGCATACGTATATAGGCATGTATGGGGagagcatgcatgtgtttgtgcaagtGGAGGCTCAAGGTTGATGTCTGGATCTGATTGCAGCAGGGTTGATCTAACCCAGAACTATCTAATCTCAGATATCGCTAATCTCAGGCAGTTTGGCCTGggatctcctgtctctaccttctgaagCCTGAATAATAAATGGCTCACCACACCCATTTATGTGAATTCTGAGGATCCAAATAATCCTAGTCTTCACATTTGAACCACAaagctcctcttttttttttttttttttttttttttttggtgttttggttttttttttccccaagacagggtttctctgtgtagccctggctgtcctggatctcactctgtagaccaagttggcctcaaactcagaaatctgcctgcctctgcctcccaagtgctgggattaaaggcctgtgcctccactgcccagctaccaCAAAGCTCttttaatcattgagccatcttcaTCTTATTTAAGgagtatttttataaaagataagATAAAGAAAGGCATGCCAATGTTTTCTTCAGAATTGGAGCTACTTCTGCACTGCCTTTGAAAAGCACTTCTGCTGCCAGGTGGTgctggtgtacatctttaatcccagcacttgaggcagacACAGGTATCTGGATCGCTGAGTTTagtgcagcctggtctacaaagtgagttccaggacagccagggcgacacagagagcTTTCCCTctcttgggggggggtgtttttggATGTTTGTTTCCAGGGCATGCTTTGGTGGTGTTCATTCCTCGGGCCGACACTGCTGAGGGTTCTTCAGAACCTTGTGCAAAGCTGGGGAGTAGAAAGAAAAAGTCCTTGCCTTTGGGAGACTCATTTGAGTTGGCAAGCAgctacacacataaatgtaaggGATGCTATCCCATAAGTGTTCTTGTAGGAAATGTGGAGAAAAATGTGTTGACTTTTTAGggaattttacttattttgagacacagtctctctatGTAACTCTGACAGTCCTGCAGTTCACTGTGTAGATGGGAGGCCTGCATATGCCTCCCAGtgctaaaggcatgtgccaccacacctggtgtgGGGTGCTATGATAGGAAAATCATAACAGAGCAGATGAGATTCAAGCTTGGTTAATATATAGGGGTGGTTGTATTCAGAGCGTTGTATGTTTTAACCTGTGGGTGGCTGAACTAGACTTTTCAAGTAGCTTTCACACACTAGCTCTGACTGATAAGGTGCAAGTATGTTATTGGAAGGAAACGAGAATAGGTGAGAGATCTGTCTGTTGAAATAAGATATAGGtaagggctggaaagacagcACCTTGAGTAAAGTGTTTATCATACAAGTGTAAGGATCTGACTTGAgttcctcagaacccacagaaaaacagacatgttgCATGTTGCTTGTTTGTGTTCCCAGTACTTCACTGAGATGGGAGGTAAAGACGAGAGAGTGCATAGATGTTTGTCAAACTTAAGAGTATACAGCAAAGAACAGGAGACCCTATTCCTACTTTAAGCAATGTAGAAGActttgatctccacatgcatgccttggaaagaaaccagatgtggtgacacACCTTAactccagcagaggcaggaggatctttttAAGATTGAGGCCAGTTAGGGTTATCTAGTGAGACCCATCTCAGAGATGGGAGTGGAGGAGACTAGCTAACTTTGTGCATTTACTTTGTGTTTGAGAAGTTACTAATTCAGAAATCTAAATTGCAAGAGCAGTAGGAAAAGGGACATAGCTTCTCCTGGCACCTCTGGATACTTACTGTGTTTCTAGCCAGGGCTGAGCAAACTTCAGAAAATTCTTCGAGGGACTGGCAATTCAGAAAATCCTTTGGGCAATAACAAATGAATAGAAATGTATCTGTAATTAATCTATGGCTGGagaatatgttttatgttttggtttttgtttttgttctagccCTCTCTTTGTGACCTGGAAGACAGGGCGAGACAAGCGGCTTCGTGGCTGCATTGGGACCTTCTCAGCCATGAATCTTCATTCAGGACTCAGGGAATACACATTAACCAGGTAATGCCACAAATATGAGAAAATGTGCATAAATTAACTAGAATTGGAAATAGCTGTATACCCTCATGTCTTCAAAATGTTTAATAGAGTCTCGACAGTTGCTTTTTGTCGGCAGAGAAATGTAAGGACTGTAACCTGGTGAATTACCCATAATTTCCTGCAAAGACAGTTCATACTGACATTAGTGATAGAAGCTGGGAGATGCTGTCAGGACCTCGGGACTCAGCTATGTGGGCTCTGTGGCATGCAGTGTTGTCGGAGGCAGCCTCACTTATATTTTCTGTCCCCTCTAGTGCACTTAAGGACAGCCGATTCCCCCCCCTGACCCGAGAGGAGCTGCCCAAACTTTTCTGTTCTGTCTCCCTCCTTACTAACTTTGAAGATGCCACTGATTACCTGGACTGGGAGGTGAGAACAGCTGCATTTGGAACTCTGCATCTCTCGTTGCATTTGGGTTCGGGTTAGTACATGGTAATGTATCTCCTTTattgagagagggtctcagaATGACAGAAAAGGTACTCTTTGCTATGAGGCAGGTGTGGTgacagacacctttaatcctagcgctcagtggatctctgttagtttaaGACCAGCTTGGTTGAGTCAGGACTGCATAGTATGACCATGTCTGTCCCCCTACCCTAGAAAAAAAACCTCTGTATTTCTTTCCAGTCTAATGTAGTGTAGATTAAATAAGATCCACCTGATCTTTTCCCTATGTTTAAATACTGagatgccaggtgtggtggtgcttgcttttaatcctatcactcaggagccaaaggcagatggatctctctgaggccagcctggtcagaaGCAAGgtcagataaaccctgtcttaaagaaagaacaaaacactcCAGATATGTCTTTACAAAGTCCTGGAAAAAAGTTTATTAGAATTGAGATGAtttaggtgtggtggtgtatcgCTTAGGAGactgaatttgaggacagcctggtctacacaagaagccctgtcttgaaaaggaaaggaaaggaaacagtttGACATGTATATATAGAGTTTGGctagaagtaaaatatttaaactctTTAGGTATGCTATTTCAAGAATTTATTTCTGCAACCTTCATATTTTCAGAGGTGCAACTACACATATTTAACCTTCCCTTTGGTTTCTATGCTTTAGAATTAATTAGTCATgtaaaaaaattcttcttttccCAGCCCTGGGTCAAGCAGCTCAGGAGACATGTTGATTTATATGTGGATGATGTCAATGTTGTTAGACTCAGAAAATGCCATGTACTTGGTCATATTTTTCTGTAGGTAGGGGTCCATGGGATTCGGATTGAATTCATCAATGAAAAAGGCATCAAACGCACAGCCACATATTTACCTGAGGTTGCTAAGGAACAAGGTGAGTTGGACAGATGGCCGCTGAACTGTGCAGCTCACAGCCATGCCAGttagagggcaggagagagaagtgCTCAGCTCAACTGCCACCAAGAATGGATGGCCTTCTTCCTCTTAGTTCCTACCAGATTCCTGTAGGACAAAGGCAAACTGACATAAGACATTAGGAActggggatgggagtgggtgggggtggaggggaggaaaATAGCTTTCTTACTTCAATTATGGCTTCAAATGTTTCCTTCCAATGAACAGTTCTATTTCTTTGCTCCTTTAAGCTTCAGTGATTATCACAGCAAAGTCCCAGCAACTAGCTTGAcaaatgttttatcttttgttatAAAGAAAAGTGCTGCATTTTTAACTGAAATCTGTACACGGTGTTATATTTGGTAAAGTATAAACAAAcatctttattgcttttaaagaGTTCAGTAGTTGCCAGATGTGgcagcacatgactttaatcccagcactaggggggCACACACAGGGAAGATGTCTGTGAATTCAacaccaacctggtctacaaaggattGGAAGGCcagtcagggttacatagagatactccaacaaacaaacaaacaaacaaaaaaactcaatagTTAATGAGTTCTAATAATGGGTACAGTAAAGGTAGGAAGTGGGTTGGGCACATTCTCTTTGAAAGAATATCTAGAATTCCTTTCTTGTACTTTCTGTGATATGTaaccccattttctttctttcttggaattAGTCTGGTTTTGAAAATAATATGTGAAACACAGTAATTGTTGGGTGTGAACCTGGAATAGAGAAAAATATCCAGTTAAGTATATTAATGAACTACTTATGTGGAAAGCGATCGCCTTGTTGGTTTTCATTGTGGTTGTGTTTAAACTTGTTCAAAAAGCAGTGTGTATGTAGCATAAAAAGGATTTTAAGAGTTAAGAGTTTTTAAGACATTTTGGTTAGGTCATAAATCCAATATGCTCCTGTTTAAAGAATACCAAACATAGTTTTTAGTAGAATTTTTAGAATTATAGCTCAGTTATATAATCAAATTGTTTCTCCCATTTTAAAGTTAAGAAAATTCAAAACCGGGAGGATGGGGTTTACTttgatgtacttatttattttttgcttaaaaTGTGTAATactgaggggctgaagagattgtCCAGTGTTAAGAatgtgtgctgctcttgcagaggaccacattttggttcccagcaaccacctcaGATAGCTTACAATTGCTatcaactccagctccagggacatcTAACCCCACTGCCATCCTTTGGCACCTGGACACATACCCACATAGAGGCACTCACAGAGAAAAATGtgaccattattttttttttaagtgtaagaTTGAGGTGCACCCAGTGTGTCAAGTTCTgacattcaggaggctgaaataaaaatcacttttttaaGTTTGAGCATAAACTTGGGTACACACATTTCAAGACCATgtatccaaaacaaacaaaaccaaaacaaaccagcaaaGGATACTTAGCAATATTACAGACGTGAAGAGTTTCACATTAAGGAAATGATTCTCTTAACTGCTATCTGTTCCATCATACCAAGTATCAACCTTAAAGAAGGCAGTAAAAGCCCCATAATTTAAATTTCCCTCTTGGCTGGAGagtggcttagcaattaagagtcCTTACTACTCTTCAAGAGAACTGAAGTTCCCAGTTACCAATTCCCAGTACTCAAGTCTGCAAGGCAATCCTTTGTTTCTGGCATCTGGAGTCTGCACTCTGGTCCAcacagccaaacacacacacacacacacacacacacacacacacacacaccacacacaattttaaaaaccaattcCCCTCTTTctgtagtgacacatgcctgtagttAGTTCCATTGCACAGGAGGCTAAGAAATTACTTGGAGCTAGAAATTACTAGGTGCAgcttagaaagatggctcagtagttgagcac
This genomic interval carries:
- the Ammecr1l gene encoding AMMECR1-like protein isoform X3; this encodes MGKRRCVPPLEPKLAAGCCGVKKPKLSGSGTHSHGNQSTTVPGSSSGPLQNHQHVDSSSGRENVSDLTLGPGNSPITRMNPAPGALSPLPRPNGTANTTKNLVVTAEMCCYCFDVLYCHLYGFPQPRLPRFTNDPYPLFVTWKTGRDKRLRGCIGTFSAMNLHSGLREYTLTSALKDSRFPPLTREELPKLFCSVSLLTNFEDATDYLDWEVGVHGIRIEFINEKGIKRTATYLPEVAKEQDWDQIQTIDSLLRKGGFKAPITSEFRKSIKLTRYRSEKVTISYAEYIASRQHCFQNGTLHAPPLYNHYS
- the Ammecr1l gene encoding AMMECR1-like protein isoform X2; its protein translation is MAPPTLTIASWHKMPCPQGPSMLSGIGRRNGIGRKKIHSRDKIASLSYCSCFLWDYKLSVFRFCSTPDHEHQIRMGKRRCVPPLEPKLAAGCCGVKKPKLSGSGTHSHGNQSTTVPGSSSGPLQNHQHVDSSSGRENVSDLTLGPGNSPITRMNPAPGALSPLPRPNGTANTTKNLVVTAEMCCYCFDVLYCHLYGFPQPRLPRFTNDPYPLFVTWKTGRDKRLRGCIGTFSAMNLHSGLREYTLTSALKDSRFPPLTREELPKLFCSVSLLTNFEDATDYLDWEVGVHGIRIEFINEKGIKRTATYLPEVAKEQDWDQIQTIDSLLRKGGFKAPITSEFRKSIKLTRAKPKCYEFCSDDPVIWHIHLGIETFL
- the Ammecr1l gene encoding AMMECR1-like protein isoform X1, with the protein product MAPPTLTIASWHKMPCPQGPSMLSGIGRRNGIGRKKIHSRDKIASLSYCSCFLWDYKLSVFRFCSTPDHEHQIRMGKRRCVPPLEPKLAAGCCGVKKPKLSGSGTHSHGNQSTTVPGSSSGPLQNHQHVDSSSGRENVSDLTLGPGNSPITRMNPAPGALSPLPRPNGTANTTKNLVVTAEMCCYCFDVLYCHLYGFPQPRLPRFTNDPYPLFVTWKTGRDKRLRGCIGTFSAMNLHSGLREYTLTSALKDSRFPPLTREELPKLFCSVSLLTNFEDATDYLDWEVGVHGIRIEFINEKGIKRTATYLPEVAKEQDWDQIQTIDSLLRKGGFKAPITSEFRKSIKLTRYRSEKVTISYAEYIASRQHCFQNGTLHAPPLYNHYS